From the genome of Gemmatimonas phototrophica, one region includes:
- a CDS encoding DUF512 domain-containing protein produces MVRVTHVEPGSIADQVGIVPGTELLAINERPLEDFLDWEFLTAEESFVVSARQPDGTVVEYDIERTDGDSMGVELAPPTVRRCANRCEFCFIEGLPKGLRKGLYIRDDDYRLSFAYGNFATLSNVKERDIARILEYRLSPLYVSVHATPWEARKVLLNNPRVPNIVEQLTRLADGGIQFHCQMVIVPGINDGEVLEQSLTDLWNLGEAVMSIALVPVGVTQFSHLYTGKPMDAGNAGGLLDAVHRWEERALEERGDRWVFGSDELYLLAGEELPDEEHYGEFSQIENGVGAVTSLRARVRDGLSQLPRLDGRRIGVVTGTSMVPLMPDLLAQLTEATGAQFVLIPTENSLFGPTTTTAGLLVGADIRRALAERSDLDMALIPAECINDNGLFLDEESFIAVRESLPMPVFPSYDFIDALVPEGDAAVVPAA; encoded by the coding sequence ATGGTTCGCGTCACACACGTCGAGCCGGGAAGTATTGCCGATCAGGTCGGCATCGTTCCCGGTACCGAGCTGCTCGCCATCAACGAACGGCCGTTGGAGGACTTCCTGGATTGGGAGTTTCTGACGGCCGAAGAGTCGTTTGTGGTTTCGGCGCGACAGCCCGACGGCACGGTGGTCGAATACGACATCGAGCGAACGGACGGGGACTCCATGGGCGTGGAGTTGGCGCCCCCCACCGTTCGGCGCTGTGCGAACCGCTGCGAGTTCTGTTTTATCGAAGGACTCCCCAAGGGGCTGCGCAAGGGACTCTATATACGCGACGACGACTACCGGCTGTCGTTTGCCTACGGCAACTTCGCCACGCTGTCGAACGTCAAGGAGCGCGATATCGCGCGCATCCTGGAGTACCGACTGTCTCCGCTGTACGTGTCGGTCCACGCGACCCCGTGGGAAGCACGCAAGGTGCTGCTCAACAATCCACGAGTGCCCAACATCGTAGAACAGCTCACGCGCCTGGCCGATGGCGGTATTCAGTTCCACTGCCAAATGGTCATTGTGCCTGGCATCAACGATGGTGAGGTCTTGGAGCAGTCGCTCACTGATCTCTGGAATCTCGGCGAGGCCGTCATGTCGATCGCCCTCGTTCCGGTTGGTGTCACGCAGTTCTCGCATCTGTACACCGGCAAGCCCATGGATGCCGGGAACGCCGGGGGGCTACTCGACGCGGTGCACCGCTGGGAAGAGCGGGCCCTCGAAGAGCGCGGCGACCGCTGGGTGTTCGGTTCCGATGAACTGTATCTGCTGGCCGGCGAGGAGCTGCCGGATGAAGAGCACTATGGCGAGTTCTCTCAGATCGAGAACGGTGTGGGGGCCGTAACCTCACTCCGGGCCCGGGTACGTGATGGACTGTCGCAACTGCCACGCCTCGATGGCCGCCGCATCGGCGTAGTGACCGGTACATCCATGGTACCGCTCATGCCGGACCTGCTTGCACAGCTTACCGAGGCGACCGGAGCACAGTTCGTGCTCATCCCCACGGAGAATTCGCTGTTCGGGCCCACCACGACCACCGCTGGACTGCTGGTTGGCGCCGACATCCGTCGCGCACTCGCGGAACGGTCTGACCTTGATATGGCGCTCATTCCGGCCGAGTGCATCAACGACAATGGCCTCTTCCTCGACGAAGAGTCGTTCATCGCGGTACGCGAGTCGTTGCCCATGCCGGTATTTCCCTCGTACGACTTCATTGACGCGCTCGTCCCCGAGGGGGATGCGGCGGTCGTTCCCGCCGCCTGA
- the der gene encoding ribosome biogenesis GTPase Der, which yields MSIPVVAIVGRPNVGKSHLFNRIIGEATAIVSDEAGTTRDRHFGRAEWAGHDFWLVDTGGLVEDSNLPMDVAIRRQVMEAIEEADLMLFVCDARVGVHPSDARIMDLLRNSQKPWLLVANKVDNPESADYFEFYRLGVTEVYPVSASNGKGSGDLLDAVVGAIPVTDEEIPEAIRVAVIGRPNVGKSSFVNRLLGEDRLVVHDESGTTRDAIDAPMRYHDNELIFVDTAGLRRQSKIDDGVEFYSSLRTRRAIESSDVCILMIDATEGMQNQDLKIATMAWEAGRGLIMVINKWDLFEDKTDKSAEKFRKDAAEKVPYFKFVPFLFTSAITGQRVTKALDLVLQVQEQRTRRISTSQVNDALEQLIARLQPPQAAGREVKLNYATQVEVSPPTIAVFGNNPEAIPEHYIRYLHNGFREIWGFTGSPLRIILRRKNS from the coding sequence ATGAGCATTCCCGTCGTAGCAATCGTTGGTCGCCCCAATGTGGGCAAATCACATTTGTTCAACCGCATCATTGGCGAGGCAACGGCCATTGTCAGTGATGAGGCTGGCACCACGCGCGACCGGCACTTTGGGCGCGCCGAGTGGGCCGGTCATGATTTCTGGTTGGTCGATACCGGTGGTCTGGTCGAGGATTCCAACCTGCCCATGGATGTGGCGATCCGCCGCCAGGTGATGGAAGCCATCGAAGAAGCTGATCTCATGCTCTTCGTGTGCGATGCGCGGGTTGGCGTGCACCCCAGCGACGCCCGCATCATGGATCTGTTGCGCAACTCCCAGAAGCCATGGTTGCTGGTCGCCAACAAAGTCGACAATCCCGAGAGCGCCGACTATTTCGAGTTCTATCGGTTGGGGGTCACCGAGGTGTATCCGGTGTCGGCCTCCAACGGCAAAGGATCGGGAGACCTGCTGGACGCGGTCGTTGGCGCCATTCCGGTCACGGACGAGGAAATCCCGGAAGCAATTCGTGTTGCCGTCATTGGTCGCCCCAATGTTGGCAAGTCCAGTTTCGTGAACCGCCTGCTTGGCGAAGACCGACTGGTGGTCCACGACGAATCCGGGACCACGCGAGACGCAATCGACGCGCCCATGCGCTACCACGACAACGAGCTCATTTTCGTCGATACCGCCGGTTTGCGCCGGCAATCCAAGATCGATGACGGGGTGGAGTTCTATTCGTCGCTGCGCACCCGGCGTGCGATCGAATCGTCGGATGTGTGCATCCTGATGATTGATGCCACCGAGGGCATGCAGAATCAGGATCTCAAGATTGCCACGATGGCCTGGGAGGCCGGTCGCGGTCTGATCATGGTGATCAACAAATGGGATCTGTTCGAGGACAAGACCGACAAGAGCGCGGAGAAATTCCGCAAGGATGCGGCCGAAAAAGTGCCGTATTTCAAGTTCGTGCCGTTCCTGTTCACCAGCGCCATTACCGGTCAGCGTGTCACGAAGGCGCTTGATCTCGTGCTCCAGGTTCAGGAGCAGCGCACGCGTCGCATCTCCACCTCCCAGGTGAATGACGCGCTGGAACAGCTGATCGCGCGACTGCAACCTCCGCAGGCCGCGGGGCGCGAAGTGAAGCTCAATTACGCCACACAGGTGGAAGTGTCACCACCAACCATTGCGGTGTTCGGGAATAACCCGGAAGCCATTCCAGAGCATTACATCCGCTACCTGCACAACGGATTCCGGGAAATCTGGGGATTCACCGGCTCACCCTTGCGCATCATTCTGCGGAGAAAGAACAGTTGA
- the plsY gene encoding glycerol-3-phosphate 1-O-acyltransferase PlsY has translation MPLWTFGAAYLAGSFPTAYIVGKANGVDLRTVGSGNLGATNVFRTLGWKWGLLVYLVDGLKGLLPTLLLPGAVGAAGGWPWGVAVGVLTILGHVKPVFLMGKGGGKGVATASGVFFALAPVAGAFAVLAFALVVSLTRYVSLASLVGAAVLPVAILVQAGAVTPLMLVSLAISAFVFWTHRENIGRLLRGEERRIGRGSSTPSEGSRS, from the coding sequence ATGCCACTCTGGACATTCGGTGCGGCGTATCTCGCCGGATCGTTTCCCACGGCGTACATCGTGGGAAAGGCCAATGGCGTGGATCTTCGCACGGTGGGCTCCGGAAATCTCGGCGCGACCAATGTGTTCCGGACGCTCGGTTGGAAGTGGGGACTGCTCGTCTATCTCGTTGATGGCCTGAAAGGACTGCTCCCGACGTTGCTTCTGCCCGGGGCCGTTGGTGCGGCTGGTGGGTGGCCGTGGGGAGTCGCCGTTGGGGTGCTCACCATTCTGGGGCATGTCAAACCCGTTTTCCTCATGGGGAAGGGCGGCGGGAAGGGAGTGGCAACTGCCAGTGGCGTGTTCTTCGCATTGGCACCAGTTGCCGGTGCCTTCGCGGTGCTTGCGTTCGCGCTGGTCGTCTCCCTGACACGCTATGTCTCGCTGGCTTCGCTGGTGGGGGCCGCTGTGTTGCCCGTGGCCATTCTGGTGCAGGCGGGTGCGGTGACGCCCCTGATGCTCGTGAGTCTTGCCATTTCGGCGTTTGTGTTCTGGACGCACCGTGAGAACATCGGGCGTCTCCTCCGTGGTGAAGAACGGCGTATCGGCCGCGGCAGCTCAACGCCGTCCGAAGGATCGCGATCATGA
- a CDS encoding NAD(P)H-dependent glycerol-3-phosphate dehydrogenase has protein sequence MRCTVVGGGAWGTAIADRLARNGLATILWARETDVVDAVNSRHENPRFLPTIALAPNLVASGDMAAALHGAQLVVYAAPSHVLRTVVASCAQHIAPGAVLSVATKGIERETLALMTDVVGEAAPGHAVVAVSGPSFAAEVAQGQPTAVVAACAHHEAAKLVQSAMSAAAFRVYTSDDVVGVELGGALKNVMAVATGILDGLGLGFNPRAALMTRGLAEMTRLGVALGAKSDTFAGLAGLGDLVLTCTGALSRNRAVGVAIGQGQSLEEALAGKDSVAEGVLNTQSAKALADKVGVEMPIVDATHRILFDGWSPRDAVAELMARELRPERD, from the coding sequence ATGCGGTGCACCGTGGTTGGCGGTGGTGCCTGGGGAACGGCCATCGCCGATCGGTTGGCACGCAATGGTCTTGCCACAATCCTGTGGGCGCGGGAAACGGACGTCGTGGACGCCGTCAATTCACGTCATGAGAATCCACGGTTTCTCCCCACGATCGCCTTGGCTCCCAATCTGGTGGCGAGTGGCGATATGGCCGCCGCCCTGCACGGAGCGCAACTCGTGGTGTATGCCGCGCCCTCCCATGTGCTACGCACGGTGGTGGCGAGCTGTGCGCAGCACATCGCGCCGGGGGCCGTGTTGTCCGTGGCCACCAAGGGCATTGAGCGGGAAACGCTTGCCCTCATGACCGATGTGGTCGGCGAGGCGGCCCCCGGGCATGCCGTGGTGGCCGTGAGTGGTCCGAGCTTTGCCGCTGAGGTAGCGCAGGGACAGCCGACGGCCGTTGTCGCAGCGTGTGCACACCATGAGGCGGCGAAGCTGGTGCAGTCCGCCATGAGTGCTGCCGCGTTTCGTGTCTACACCAGCGACGACGTGGTGGGGGTGGAGTTGGGGGGCGCTCTCAAGAACGTCATGGCGGTGGCCACGGGGATTCTGGACGGCCTTGGCCTCGGTTTCAACCCGCGAGCGGCCCTCATGACGCGCGGGCTTGCCGAGATGACGCGCTTGGGGGTGGCCCTTGGCGCCAAGAGTGACACCTTCGCCGGATTGGCCGGACTTGGCGATCTGGTGCTTACGTGCACCGGTGCCCTCTCGCGCAATCGCGCTGTGGGCGTGGCCATCGGACAGGGGCAAAGTCTCGAAGAGGCACTCGCCGGAAAGGACAGCGTAGCCGAAGGAGTGCTCAACACGCAGAGTGCCAAGGCACTGGCCGACAAGGTCGGCGTCGAAATGCCCATCGTTGACGCCACCCATCGCATCCTGTTTGACGGATGGTCCCCCCGCGATGCCGTGGCGGAGCTCATGGCGCGTGAACTGCGGCCGGAGCGGGACTGA
- a CDS encoding MerR family transcriptional regulator: protein MAGARGELVQEFYSIGDVCTLTELKPHVLRYWESQFKLLNPAKNRSGNRVYSRREVELILLVKHLLYTEKYTIDGARQKLDEHRKGGSLRPAARAALEVEALESLERELADLQALLDDTLR, encoded by the coding sequence GTGGCCGGCGCTCGCGGAGAACTGGTCCAGGAGTTTTACTCCATTGGTGACGTGTGTACGCTCACTGAGCTCAAGCCGCACGTGCTTCGGTACTGGGAGAGTCAGTTCAAGCTCCTCAACCCGGCCAAGAATCGCAGCGGAAATCGCGTCTACTCACGACGCGAGGTGGAACTCATTCTGCTGGTCAAGCACTTGCTGTACACCGAGAAGTACACTATCGACGGCGCGCGTCAGAAGCTCGATGAGCACCGCAAAGGTGGGTCACTTCGTCCGGCCGCGCGAGCCGCACTCGAAGTCGAAGCATTGGAAAGTCTTGAACGTGAGCTGGCCGACCTCCAGGCGCTGCTCGACGATACGCTGCGCTGA
- the surE gene encoding 5'/3'-nucleotidase SurE: protein MRILLSNDDGILAKGLSVLEQAATPLGDIHVVAPDREQSATSHSLTLHHPLRPVRLSEKRWQVDGTPTDCVMLACEALLDERPEYVISGINHGPNMGEDVLYSGTVAAAMEGLALGIPAIALSFGGSVLRADAILDTQVTQIRTLLDHLMHLPQFPSDTLLNVNLPAVPGNEIKGIKLTRLGRRVFSDSITKMKDPWGREILWIGGGSVEWSGAADSDFRAVHDGYISVTPLHLDLTHRDVLNAATDWWREP, encoded by the coding sequence ATGCGCATTCTTCTGAGTAATGACGACGGAATTCTGGCCAAGGGACTGAGCGTGCTGGAGCAGGCCGCCACGCCGTTGGGAGACATTCACGTCGTCGCCCCCGATCGCGAGCAAAGCGCCACGAGCCACTCGCTCACACTGCATCACCCGTTGCGCCCCGTGCGGCTCAGTGAGAAGCGGTGGCAAGTGGACGGCACGCCAACGGATTGTGTGATGTTGGCGTGTGAAGCGCTGCTGGACGAACGTCCGGAATACGTGATCAGCGGCATCAATCACGGCCCCAACATGGGTGAGGATGTGCTGTACAGCGGCACGGTCGCGGCGGCCATGGAAGGGCTTGCCCTGGGTATCCCGGCGATCGCGTTGTCCTTTGGCGGCAGTGTGCTGCGTGCAGATGCCATTCTCGATACGCAGGTCACGCAGATCCGGACGTTGCTTGATCATCTCATGCACCTTCCGCAATTCCCGTCCGATACGTTGTTGAATGTGAACTTGCCAGCGGTCCCGGGAAACGAGATCAAAGGCATCAAGCTCACGCGATTGGGCCGGCGCGTGTTCAGCGACTCCATCACGAAGATGAAGGATCCGTGGGGTCGGGAAATCCTCTGGATCGGTGGTGGCAGCGTGGAGTGGAGCGGCGCGGCCGACAGTGATTTCCGGGCGGTGCACGACGGCTACATCTCGGTCACACCGTTGCACCTCGATCTCACGCATCGGGATGTCCTTAACGCGGCGACGGATTGGTGGCGGGAACCGTAG
- a CDS encoding protein-L-isoaspartate(D-aspartate) O-methyltransferase codes for MAGTVEPEFRGPRRRLVEALQDKGIKDLALLRAIDTVPRHLFVPSTVRHRAYEDSALPIGSGQTISQPYVHARSVEQLMLTGQEKVLEIGTGSAYQTALLSHLAAQVFSVERYRELLDKARPILQQANVRNVSLSLGDGTLGWREYAPYDGIVVSAGAPHVPQALEDQLAEGGRLLIPIGDKEEQMLTLFTKRAGRLERRDITPVRFVPLIGAQGWPG; via the coding sequence GTGGCGGGAACCGTAGAGCCGGAATTCCGGGGCCCACGTCGGCGTCTGGTTGAAGCGCTGCAGGACAAGGGGATCAAGGATCTCGCACTCCTGCGCGCCATCGATACCGTGCCGCGGCATCTGTTCGTGCCGTCCACGGTGCGTCACCGCGCCTACGAAGACTCGGCCTTGCCCATTGGAAGTGGGCAGACCATTTCCCAACCGTATGTTCACGCCCGGTCGGTCGAGCAACTCATGCTCACGGGCCAAGAGAAGGTGTTGGAAATCGGCACGGGATCTGCTTATCAGACCGCGTTGCTCTCGCATCTCGCGGCTCAAGTGTTCTCCGTAGAGCGCTACCGTGAGTTGCTCGACAAGGCGCGTCCCATTTTGCAGCAGGCGAATGTGCGCAACGTCTCGCTCTCTTTGGGTGATGGCACGCTCGGATGGCGGGAGTATGCGCCGTACGACGGGATTGTGGTGAGCGCCGGAGCACCACATGTCCCGCAGGCCCTCGAGGACCAACTCGCAGAGGGCGGGCGCCTGCTGATTCCGATCGGCGACAAGGAGGAGCAGATGCTGACCCTGTTCACAAAACGAGCGGGGCGTCTGGAAAGGCGTGACATCACCCCGGTCCGCTTCGTCCCCCTCATTGGGGCGCAGGGTTGGCCGGGATAA
- a CDS encoding adenine phosphoribosyltransferase — protein sequence MTTPTLTDRLSQVIRDVPDFPSAGILFKDITPVLADPALMRETLSSMAEPVVGAGITHVVAVESRGFLFGMPLALELGVAFAPARKPGKLPWHTVREAYTLEYRSDVLEMHEDALTLGMPGAGRPRVLVVDDVLATGGTAAATCRLVERLGGEVVAVSVLVELGFLDGRSRLPGRRVVPVVRY from the coding sequence ATGACGACACCCACCCTCACCGATCGACTGTCCCAGGTCATTCGGGATGTCCCTGACTTCCCCTCTGCCGGAATTCTGTTCAAGGACATCACCCCGGTGCTTGCCGATCCCGCGCTGATGCGCGAGACCCTGAGCAGCATGGCGGAGCCTGTTGTTGGTGCCGGGATCACGCATGTGGTGGCGGTGGAGAGCCGCGGATTTCTCTTCGGGATGCCATTGGCGCTCGAACTCGGCGTGGCCTTCGCGCCCGCCCGGAAGCCAGGAAAACTTCCCTGGCATACCGTACGCGAAGCGTACACGCTGGAATACCGAAGTGATGTCCTTGAGATGCACGAAGACGCGCTCACCCTCGGGATGCCCGGGGCGGGTCGCCCCCGTGTTCTCGTGGTGGATGACGTGCTCGCCACCGGAGGAACAGCGGCGGCCACGTGCCGACTGGTGGAGCGGCTCGGCGGCGAGGTGGTTGCTGTGTCGGTCCTGGTCGAGTTGGGATTTCTGGATGGGCGCAGCCGCTTGCCCGGGCGCCGAGTGGTACCAGTTGTCCGCTACTGA
- a CDS encoding tetratricopeptide repeat protein yields the protein MAQATRNAGTSAGSSASLSDDPIESVSTWFQLNSKPILMAVGGVAVAAAAVLVYRSSTASTREKASVALYAAQTPYVQGKLPEAQKELEKVATRYGSTASGQQAAVLLAQVFFEQGKPDDGIKALEKALGSASADFKGSLESLIAAGYEQKKDLGKAAEHYAKAAAASTFKSDKYGYQASQARSLMSAGKDADARKIWEELAKLDGEPIQQEANVRLGELAAKR from the coding sequence ATGGCGCAGGCGACCCGCAACGCAGGTACTTCGGCCGGCTCTTCGGCCTCCCTGAGCGATGACCCGATCGAGTCCGTCTCGACGTGGTTCCAGCTGAACAGCAAGCCGATCCTTATGGCGGTTGGCGGCGTAGCTGTCGCAGCTGCCGCGGTGTTGGTGTACCGCAGCTCCACGGCATCCACCCGTGAAAAGGCATCGGTCGCGTTGTATGCGGCCCAGACCCCGTACGTGCAGGGGAAGCTGCCGGAAGCCCAGAAGGAGTTGGAGAAGGTTGCCACCCGGTATGGAAGCACGGCATCCGGGCAGCAGGCGGCGGTGTTGCTGGCGCAGGTGTTCTTCGAGCAGGGGAAGCCTGACGATGGCATCAAGGCGCTCGAAAAGGCGCTCGGCAGCGCGTCGGCCGACTTCAAGGGGAGTCTCGAATCGCTGATCGCGGCGGGCTACGAGCAGAAGAAAGATCTTGGCAAGGCGGCCGAACATTATGCGAAGGCTGCCGCGGCCTCGACCTTCAAGTCGGACAAGTACGGGTATCAGGCGAGCCAGGCTCGCAGCCTGATGTCGGCTGGCAAGGACGCCGACGCTCGGAAGATCTGGGAAGAATTGGCCAAACTGGATGGCGAGCCAATCCAGCAGGAAGCCAATGTTCGCCTGGGTGAACTGGCCGCCAAGCGGTAA
- the dapF gene encoding diaminopimelate epimerase, with protein MSSLADALRGIAFAKMTGSGNDFVFFDGRTVPISLVTSPEAIQRICNRYNGIGADGVVALEPLSGDADVRIHYFNSDGTPADLCGNATLCSTALSAAIGLASADGMRLTTGAGLITSRVRGLPEIDFQPVHEMTNDIAVPMADGETRVGFVVAGIPHLVILTENAENIDVAVRGPGLRWHPATGPSGTNVNWVSPLPNGQWRYRTFERGVEGETLACGTGAVATAVMLAEWGLAKEEVVGILTSSGRTLEVRLPAAAPTKTGMRTDYRPTLRGEGRVVYRGVIEDI; from the coding sequence ATGTCGTCACTCGCCGACGCGCTCCGGGGCATCGCCTTTGCCAAGATGACGGGCTCTGGCAATGACTTTGTCTTTTTCGACGGTCGTACCGTCCCGATCTCACTTGTCACATCACCTGAGGCAATACAACGTATCTGCAATAGGTATAATGGGATAGGCGCTGACGGCGTAGTCGCCCTAGAGCCCCTGTCGGGCGACGCGGATGTTCGGATTCACTATTTCAACAGCGATGGAACTCCCGCAGATTTGTGCGGAAACGCCACGCTTTGCTCAACGGCACTGTCCGCGGCGATTGGCCTGGCGAGCGCTGATGGGATGCGCCTGACGACGGGAGCAGGCCTTATCACAAGCCGAGTGCGTGGGTTGCCGGAGATTGATTTCCAGCCAGTCCACGAGATGACCAACGACATTGCTGTCCCAATGGCAGACGGCGAAACACGGGTTGGCTTTGTCGTCGCCGGCATCCCACATCTGGTCATCCTGACGGAAAACGCCGAAAACATTGATGTGGCCGTTCGGGGTCCCGGACTCCGCTGGCATCCCGCAACGGGCCCCAGCGGCACCAACGTCAATTGGGTGTCTCCACTGCCGAACGGCCAATGGCGATACCGCACCTTTGAACGGGGGGTTGAAGGCGAGACGCTGGCATGCGGGACGGGCGCGGTCGCCACGGCGGTCATGTTGGCGGAGTGGGGTCTCGCCAAGGAGGAGGTCGTGGGAATCCTCACCAGCTCCGGGAGAACCCTGGAGGTCCGGTTGCCAGCCGCTGCACCGACAAAGACCGGCATGCGAACGGACTACCGGCCCACGTTACGAGGAGAGGGGCGGGTGGTATATCGCGGTGTGATTGAGGACATCTAG
- a CDS encoding polyprenol monophosphomannose synthase, whose product MMTRMKTPARGALAAGERGIVIVPTYNESENVTRIVPLILQQDPRLDVLVVDDNSPDGTGRLADQLAAADSRVHVLHRAGKEGLGRAYLAGFKWALERDYAYVFEMDADFSHDPAHLPEFLAAVKDADLVLGSRYRDGKVTVVNWPMTRLMLSYGANIYARAITGLHLGDATGGFKCFRRHVLEAIPLDKVRSNGYAFQIEMSFRAWKRGFRIAEIPIVFHDRTEGESKMSKRIVREAIWMVWRLRWWGISGQY is encoded by the coding sequence ATGATGACACGTATGAAGACCCCGGCACGTGGTGCCCTCGCTGCAGGAGAGCGGGGCATTGTGATCGTGCCTACCTATAACGAAAGCGAAAACGTCACGCGCATCGTGCCGCTGATCCTCCAACAGGATCCACGGCTCGATGTGTTGGTGGTCGACGACAATTCACCTGACGGAACTGGACGGCTGGCGGACCAGCTCGCCGCCGCCGACTCCCGGGTGCATGTGCTGCACCGGGCGGGGAAAGAAGGGCTGGGGCGCGCGTATCTGGCTGGCTTCAAGTGGGCGCTGGAACGGGACTATGCCTACGTCTTTGAGATGGACGCCGACTTCTCGCATGATCCCGCCCACCTTCCGGAGTTTCTTGCCGCCGTGAAGGATGCGGATCTGGTTCTCGGCTCTCGCTACCGCGATGGCAAGGTTACCGTCGTGAACTGGCCGATGACCCGTTTGATGCTGTCGTACGGTGCAAACATCTATGCTCGTGCCATTACAGGACTTCACCTCGGTGATGCGACCGGCGGCTTCAAGTGCTTTCGCCGACACGTGCTCGAAGCGATTCCGCTCGATAAAGTGCGATCCAACGGCTATGCCTTTCAGATCGAGATGAGCTTTCGGGCTTGGAAGCGTGGGTTCCGCATTGCGGAGATTCCCATTGTGTTTCACGATCGCACGGAAGGTGAATCCAAGATGTCCAAGCGCATCGTTCGGGAAGCCATCTGGATGGTCTGGCGGCTGAGGTGGTGGGGCATCTCAGGGCAGTATTGA
- a CDS encoding lysylphosphatidylglycerol synthase domain-containing protein produces the protein MSITGALRSPAFRGLLLLVTFCFIGYTLSTQWAEVQQSARALDVQWGWIGAASVVVLATYAMLIQSWRMLLAGWGGTLAYPAAVRIWTIANLGRYLPGKVWSIGALGLLASREGVSGLSATGAAILGTSLNIGAGFAVAVITGAQGLDAIYPGLRAVAIGVAVAFLVGVAVLPFVLPAILDRFARWRGLPLAEQHLSKRTVWLAAGINAFSWISYGIAFGLFAQGVTPGIGTDPVLYIAVWATSYLVGFLVLFAPGGIGFRELAISAFLVGIGAAGQGDVAILGATSRVWLTVLEIAPGLIGLLLMSPSQRAGLRRP, from the coding sequence GTGAGCATTACCGGCGCCCTGCGCTCGCCCGCCTTCAGAGGGCTGTTGCTCCTCGTGACCTTCTGCTTCATTGGGTACACGCTCAGTACCCAATGGGCTGAGGTGCAGCAGTCCGCCCGGGCTCTCGATGTGCAGTGGGGGTGGATCGGTGCCGCCAGCGTGGTCGTACTGGCAACCTATGCGATGCTCATCCAAAGCTGGCGCATGCTCTTGGCGGGCTGGGGAGGGACGCTGGCGTATCCCGCTGCCGTTCGTATCTGGACCATTGCCAACCTGGGCCGATACCTCCCTGGGAAGGTCTGGTCTATTGGCGCCCTTGGTCTGCTGGCATCGCGTGAAGGGGTGTCCGGGCTTTCCGCTACTGGCGCCGCCATTCTTGGGACATCCCTGAATATTGGGGCGGGATTTGCCGTAGCGGTTATTACGGGCGCCCAGGGGTTGGATGCGATTTACCCGGGACTGCGCGCCGTCGCGATTGGAGTGGCGGTGGCGTTTCTGGTCGGCGTTGCCGTATTGCCCTTTGTCCTGCCTGCCATCCTTGACCGTTTCGCGCGCTGGCGAGGACTGCCGTTGGCCGAGCAGCATCTGTCCAAACGTACCGTCTGGCTCGCTGCCGGTATCAATGCGTTTTCGTGGATCAGCTACGGCATTGCGTTTGGATTGTTCGCCCAGGGGGTGACCCCAGGGATCGGTACAGATCCGGTGCTCTACATTGCCGTCTGGGCCACCTCGTACCTGGTCGGCTTTCTCGTGCTGTTTGCGCCAGGAGGGATTGGCTTCCGGGAACTCGCCATCAGTGCCTTTCTGGTCGGGATTGGAGCCGCAGGGCAGGGGGATGTCGCCATCTTGGGGGCGACGTCTCGCGTGTGGCTTACCGTGCTGGAAATCGCCCCCGGGCTGATCGGGCTCCTCCTGATGTCCCCATCGCAACGAGCGGGACTTCGGCGGCCGTAA